From Coffea arabica cultivar ET-39 chromosome 9c, Coffea Arabica ET-39 HiFi, whole genome shotgun sequence, one genomic window encodes:
- the LOC113707613 gene encoding uncharacterized protein yields the protein MSIRKGGDGIGTRKNIPNPRPNRTKDKDEDLLLFRELHKREKDHVVSLLAPVSDDFEANGYALNGMAPTGKKGAAYDPLGEGGKNDYDWLKTPPATPLFPSLEMENGPELVTQREIPIVQPLSRFAGNLAVENGSIRPTKSTGLKPILPPRYSASSGRPSISTPEKKNIKSAPVVNQKTNQSYSDLNLGTTKKASSTVKPVDNREPNWNLLASNLSKSMGIGMDSSTKATKQKSRGVSPVMRSKLPAQIQELSDETPSNLRTDGSTSAYRGRATASQQNPSVSQKRPESVTKTRRQSCSPGTTRGSKQDGDGNLGSEKDRTQQANREQVLGSRMLDRFLNSRMSSSDDRKPKIKLNASMNEGSDARKSNIEERRNTTKFNTSMNEGPGFGRLMSKSSLDMALRHMEFQRDSGSKTKNGIIAGRRSVSVSKRTTSGL from the exons ATGAGTATAAGGAAAGGCGGTGATGGCATTGGCACGCGCAAAAACATCCCCAATCCAAGGCCTAATCGTACCAAAGACAAGGATGAAGATCTTCTGTTGTTCAGGGAACTGCATAAGCGCGAAAAGGATCATGTTGTTAGCCTTCTTGCGCCTGTTTCCGATGATTTTGAGGCAAATG GATATGCGCTCAATGGAATGGCACCAACTGGGAAGAAGGGAGCAGCATATGACCCACTTGGTGAAGGTGGGAAGAATGACTATGACTG GTTGAAAACTCCTCCAGCTACGCCTCTATTTCCATCTCTTGAGATGGAAAACGGCCCGGAACTGGTCACTCAACGGGAAATACCAATTGTACAACCTCTTTCAAGG TTTGCAGGCAACTTAGCTGTGGAAAATGGAAGCATTAGACCAACCAAATCTACTGGTTTGAAACCAATTCTTCCGCCAAGATATTCTGCTTCAAGTGGGAGGCCTAGTATTTCGACACCTGAAAAAAAGAACATAAAAAGTGCACCAGTGGTGAACCAAAAAACGAACCAATCCTACTCTGATCTAAATCTTGGAACTACCAAAAAAGCTTCTTCCACAGTGAAACCTGTCGACAATAGGGAACCCAATTGGAATTTATTGGCTTCAAATCTTTCAAAAAGCATGGGCATAGGCATGGATTCAAGTACCAAAGCAACCAAACAAAAGAGTAGGGGAGTGTCACCTGTCATGAGGTCAAAACTGCCTGCTCAAATTCAAGAATTGTCTGACGAAACTCCTTCCAATCTAAGGACTGATGGATCAACTTCAGCATATCGGGGACGTGCAACTGCCAGCCAGCAAAATCCCTCAGTTTCCCAGAAAAGACCTGAATCGGTGACTAAAACAAGGAGACAATCATGCTCTCCAGGTACCACGAGGGGCAGCAAGCAGGACGGTGATGGAAATTTAGGTTCTGAAAAGGATAGAACTCAACAAGCAAATAGAGAACAAGTTTTAGGCAGTCGGATGTTAGACAGGTTCTTAAATTCCAGGATGTCTAGCAGTGATGACAGAAAGCCTAAGATCAAGCTAAACGCTTCAATGAATGAAGGCTCTGATGCAAGGAAGTCGAACATTGAAGAAAGACGAAACACCACAAAATTTAACACTTCCATGAATGAAGGCcctggttttggaagattgatgTCCAAGAGTTCCCTGGATATGGCTCTCAGGCATATG GAGTTTCAAAGAGATTCAGGAAGTAAAACCAAGAATGGCATAATTGCCGGAAGAAGATCCGTATCTGTGAGCAAAAGGACAACAAGTGGTTTGTAA